A region of Chelonoidis abingdonii isolate Lonesome George chromosome 8, CheloAbing_2.0, whole genome shotgun sequence DNA encodes the following proteins:
- the MOSPD1 gene encoding motile sperm domain-containing protein 1 → MTPNQKSVGIQNRKSRRSSRKDLVPMQQQKRQPELVEGNLPVFVFPTELIFYADDQSTHKQVLTLYNPYEFALKFKVLCTTPNKYVVVDAAGAVKPQCCVDIVIRHRDVRACHYGVIDKFRLQVSEQSQRKALGRKEVIATLLPSAKEQQQKEEEEKRIKEHLAESVFFEQTLCQPENRSASSGPSLLTVFLGIVCIGALMLPTLGEVESLVPLYLHLSVNQKLVAAYVLGLITMVILRT, encoded by the exons ATGACTCCAAACCAGAAGTCTGTTGGGATACAAAATCGTAAGAGCAGAAGAAGCAGCAGGAAGGATTTGGTGCCAATGCAGCAACAAAAAAGACAGCCAGAGTTAGTGGAAGGAAATCTTCCTGTGTTTGTGTTTCCTACAGAGCTTATTTTTTATGCAGATGATCAGTCAACACACAAGCAGGTGTTGACTCTGTATAACCCCTATGAGTTTGCCTTAAAATTCAAAG TTCTTTGTACAACTCCAAATAAATATGTCGTTGTCGACGCCGCAGGTGCAGTGAAGCCTCAGTGTTGTGTTGATAT TGTGATTCGTCACAGAGACGTTCGGGCTTGTCACTATGGCGTGATAGACAAATTCCGTCTCCAAGTGTCTGAACAAAGCCAGAGGAAAGCATTAGGGCGAAAAGAAGTCATTGCTACACTACTTCCATCTGCAAAAGAGCAACAGcaaaaggaagaagaggaaaaaagaataaaagaacacCTGGCTGAAAGTGTCTTTTTTGAGCAGACTTTGTGTCAACCAG aaaacagATCTGCCTCATCGGGACCTAGTTTACTAACAGTCTTCCTGGGGATAGTATGCATTGGAGCACTAATGCTACCGACACTGGGGGAAGTGGAATCCTTGGTGCCTCTCTACCTCCATTTAAGTGTGAATCAAAAGTTAGTAGCTGCTTATGTTTTAG GTCTCATCACCATGGTTATCTTGAGGACATGA